Proteins from a single region of Shinella zoogloeoides:
- a CDS encoding ATP-binding protein produces the protein MKVGIDMGTVQGGAPARLDIEELLATRLLVQGNSGSGKSHLLRRLLEQSAQWVQQVIIDPEGDFVTLSDRFGHVVVDGERTEAELVGIATRIRQHRVSCVLSLEGLEADEQMRAAGIFLNAMFDADRDYWYPVLVVVDEAQLFAPAVSGEVSEEARKLSLGAMTNLMCRGRKRGLAGVIATQRLAKLAKNVAAEASNFLMGRTFLDIDMARAADLLGLDRRQAEMFRDLPRGSFVALGPALSRRPLPVTIGAVETSARSTSPKLMPLPDAPQDVEDLIFTPDPEEFTRPIVRRAPPAPRPTTDILAELSRARPEPVQAETKAPAPEISAEERESLLDQALAEILGNPEAAFRADAELFQDFLVRCRIRRVPGAPLSLPAFRRKMAVARSGVDAETAETEIWAKALDLSRSVTEDLQGVFLLVAQAAVRGLACPSDARIARAYGTHSARRARRLLGYFEEQGLVVVHSDLAGHRIVAFPDLTCETLPGDANGPDLADSHRDAAE, from the coding sequence ATGAAGGTCGGCATCGACATGGGAACGGTGCAGGGCGGCGCACCGGCCAGGCTCGATATCGAGGAACTGCTGGCGACGCGCCTGCTCGTGCAGGGCAATTCGGGTTCGGGCAAGTCGCATCTTCTGCGCCGTCTGCTCGAACAGTCCGCGCAATGGGTGCAGCAGGTCATCATCGATCCCGAGGGCGACTTCGTCACGCTCTCCGACCGCTTCGGCCATGTGGTGGTCGATGGCGAGCGCACGGAGGCCGAACTCGTCGGCATCGCCACCCGTATTCGCCAGCACCGCGTTTCCTGCGTGCTTTCGCTCGAAGGCCTTGAGGCCGATGAGCAGATGCGTGCGGCCGGCATTTTCCTCAATGCGATGTTCGATGCGGATCGCGACTACTGGTATCCGGTCCTCGTGGTCGTCGACGAGGCGCAGCTTTTCGCCCCCGCTGTCAGCGGTGAGGTCTCGGAAGAAGCACGCAAGCTTTCGCTCGGTGCGATGACGAACCTGATGTGCCGTGGCCGGAAGCGCGGTCTTGCCGGCGTTATCGCCACGCAGCGCCTTGCCAAGCTCGCCAAGAACGTCGCGGCCGAAGCCTCCAACTTCCTGATGGGCCGCACCTTCCTCGATATCGACATGGCGCGCGCCGCCGACCTGCTCGGTCTCGACCGGCGGCAGGCGGAAATGTTCCGCGACCTGCCGCGTGGTTCCTTCGTCGCGCTCGGCCCGGCGCTGTCGCGCCGCCCGCTGCCGGTGACGATCGGCGCGGTCGAGACCTCCGCACGCTCCACCAGCCCCAAGCTGATGCCGTTGCCGGATGCGCCGCAGGATGTGGAAGACCTGATCTTCACGCCCGATCCGGAAGAATTCACGCGCCCCATCGTCCGCCGCGCGCCGCCCGCACCGCGCCCGACCACCGATATCCTTGCCGAACTCTCCCGCGCCCGGCCGGAGCCGGTACAGGCGGAGACGAAGGCGCCCGCGCCGGAGATTTCGGCGGAGGAGCGCGAAAGCCTGCTCGATCAGGCGCTTGCCGAAATCCTCGGCAATCCCGAGGCCGCCTTCCGGGCGGATGCCGAGCTGTTCCAGGATTTCCTCGTGCGCTGCCGCATCCGCCGCGTGCCGGGCGCGCCGCTTTCGCTGCCGGCCTTCCGGCGCAAGATGGCGGTTGCGCGGTCCGGCGTCGATGCAGAAACGGCGGAAACGGAGATCTGGGCGAAAGCGCTCGATCTTTCCCGCAGCGTCACCGAGGACCTGCAGGGCGTGTTCCTGCTCGTCGCGCAGGCGGCGGTGCGCGGGCTTGCCTGCCCTTCGGATGCGCGGATCGCGCGGGCCTACGGCACCCATTCGGCCCGCCGGGCGCGCCGCCTCCTCGGCTATTTCGAGGAGCAGGGGCTGGTCGTCGTGCACAGCGATCTTGCCGGCCATCGCATCGTCGCCTTCCCCGATCTTACCTGCGAGACCTTGCCGGGCGACGCCAATGGGCCGGACCTTGCGGATTCCCACCGGGATGCGGCGGAATAG